The segment CGAACTACTCGGCGCACTTCCCGCGCCACGACGTCCGTTTCCACGGCACCTGGATCAAGGCGAACGAGCTGGTCATGGTCTCGTACTCGGCCGCCAACACCGGCCCCGACGGCCTGCCGCCCGGTCCCCGCACCGACGGCGGCGCGCACCTGGCCTGGGCGGCCGGACCGCACGCCTGCCCGGTGAAGAACCCGGCGCTGCTGATCGCGGTCACCGCCGTGGAACGGCTGACCAGCTTCCTGTCCGACCTCGAACTCACCGTCCCCCGCGAAGAGCTGGCGTGGCGCCCCGGACCCTTCCACCGCGCCCTCACCGGCCTTCCGGCCCGTTTCAGCCCGATCACGCCCGACCAGGCAGGAGCCACACCTTGGAACAGCAGCCCGTCCTCCTCGACCCCGCAGGCGCCGACCTCGCCGGTGAGGCCGCTCTCCTCCGCGAGATAGGCCCCGCCGCGCTCGTGGAGCTGCCCGGCGGCATCCGCGCCTGGTCGGTCACCAGTAACGCGGTGCTCAAGGAGCTGCTGACCGACGACCGGGTCTCCAAGGACCCGCGTCAGCACTGGCCGGCCTGGATCAACGGTGAGTACCAGCAGACCTGGGTCGCCAACTGGATCGGCGTCACCAACATGCTCAGCGCGTACGGCGAGGACCACCGCCGCCTGCGCAAGCTGGTCGCGCCCGCCTTCACCAAGCGGCGCACCGACGCCCTGGCCCCGCGCATCGAGGAGATCGCCACCGAGCTGCTGGACCGCCTCGCGAAGGGCGGCCCCGAGGGCGAACTGCGCGGCGGGTACGCGCACCCGCTGCCCATGCAGGTGATCTGCGAGCTGTTCGGGCTGCCCGAGCACCAGCAGGCCGACACCGCGCGCCTCATCGAGGCCATCATGGACACCACGGCCACCCCCGAGCAGGCCATGGCCACCTACATGGAGGTCCACGGGCTGCTCGCCGCACTCGTCGCCGCCAAGCGCGAGGAGCCGGGCGACGACCTGACCAGCCTGCTGATCTCCGCCCGCGACGACGAGGACGGCAGCGGCCTGAGCGAGGCCGAGCTGATCGACACCCTGCTGCTGGTCATCGGCGCCGGGCACGAGACCACGGTCAACCTGATCGGCAACGCCGTGCACGCCCTGCTCACCCACCCCGACCAGCTCGCCGACGTGCTCGCCGGGAAGATCGCCTGGAACGACGTCATCGAGGAGACGCTGCGCTGGGCCCCGTCCATCGCCAACCTCCCGCTGCGCTTCGCCGTGGACGACATCGAGCTGCCCGGCGGCGTCACCATCGCCAAGGGCGACGCGATCCTCGCCTCGTTCTTCGCCGCCAGCCGCGACCCCGAGCTGCACGGCCCGACGGCCGCGGAGTTCGACGCCCGCCGCGGCGACTTCGAGCACCTGGCCTTCGGCTTCGGCGTCCACTACTGCATCGGCTCGCCCCTGGCCCGCCTGGAGGCGTCCATCGCGCTGCCGGCCCTGTTCGCCCGCTTCCCCGAGCTGGCGCTCGCCGTCCCCGCGGAGGAGCTGCGGCCCACCGAGGGCTTCATCGGGCACGGCGTACGGGCCCTGCCGGTGCGCCTGACCGCCGGATAACCGGGACCGCCGGGCGCGGGCGGGCTTCGGTCCGCCCCGCCCGGCGAAAACCCGCTGGCGCCCCCGTCCGTCCGGTGCTGGAGTGGCCGGATGGACCTGGATCATGAAGACCTCACCGCCCTGCTCACCCTGTACGACCGCCGGATGCGCCTGGGCGCCCCCGCCGATCCCGGGACGCGGGTCGAGCGGACCGGCCCGGTCGTACGCCAGAGCGGCGGCCCGGACGACTGGAACGGCGTCCTGTGGTCGGACCTGGACAAGGACACGGCCGACGCGGCGATCGCCGAGCAGGTACGGCACTTCGGCCCGCTCGGCGCCGGGTTCGAGTGGAAGCTGTACGCCCACGACCGCCCGGCCGACCTCGCCGAGCGCCTGCGGGCGGCCGGTTTCGTACCGGAGCCCACGGAGGCCCTGATGGTCGCCCGGGTGGAGGATCTGGCCACCGACGCCGACGCCCTGCTCCCCGAGGGCGTACGCCTGGTCCCGGTGACCGACCCGGCCGGCGTCGATCTCGTGGCCCAGGTGCACGAGCAGGCCTTCCGCTCTAGCGCCGCCGGCCTGCGCGCCCGGATGCTGGCCCACCTCGCCGAGAGCCCCGAAACCCTGTCCCTCGTCCTCGCCATGGCCGGCGACCTCCCGGTCTGCGCGGCCCGCATGGAGTTCCACCCCGGCACCGAATTCGCCAGCCTCTGGGGCGGCGGCACCCTCCCCGCCTGGCGCGGCCGTGGCAT is part of the Streptomyces sp. NBC_01262 genome and harbors:
- a CDS encoding cytochrome P450 family protein; its protein translation is MEQQPVLLDPAGADLAGEAALLREIGPAALVELPGGIRAWSVTSNAVLKELLTDDRVSKDPRQHWPAWINGEYQQTWVANWIGVTNMLSAYGEDHRRLRKLVAPAFTKRRTDALAPRIEEIATELLDRLAKGGPEGELRGGYAHPLPMQVICELFGLPEHQQADTARLIEAIMDTTATPEQAMATYMEVHGLLAALVAAKREEPGDDLTSLLISARDDEDGSGLSEAELIDTLLLVIGAGHETTVNLIGNAVHALLTHPDQLADVLAGKIAWNDVIEETLRWAPSIANLPLRFAVDDIELPGGVTIAKGDAILASFFAASRDPELHGPTAAEFDARRGDFEHLAFGFGVHYCIGSPLARLEASIALPALFARFPELALAVPAEELRPTEGFIGHGVRALPVRLTAG
- a CDS encoding GNAT family N-acetyltransferase — encoded protein: MDLDHEDLTALLTLYDRRMRLGAPADPGTRVERTGPVVRQSGGPDDWNGVLWSDLDKDTADAAIAEQVRHFGPLGAGFEWKLYAHDRPADLAERLRAAGFVPEPTEALMVARVEDLATDADALLPEGVRLVPVTDPAGVDLVAQVHEQAFRSSAAGLRARMLAHLAESPETLSLVLAMAGDLPVCAARMEFHPGTEFASLWGGGTLPAWRGRGIYRALVAHRARLAAERGYGYLQVDAADTSRPILLRLGFAQLSTTTPYVYGGQG